Proteins encoded by one window of Bacteroidota bacterium:
- a CDS encoding tetratricopeptide repeat protein, whose protein sequence is MVFSVRNILSFFLFFCSFALTASSPTDSIYLSIKTSNIDNDIDSLYSIGSTIYRGNPELARDLANKMIILNRNSKNKTTNFSNANHLLGISYLAQNDITNALIYCRKAYSLRKKANDLKGAVMSLSNIGICYEIQSQYDSAMVYYTKCLSIDHQLKDSVGLGYDYINIGNVYWSEYKLDSTIYYYKKAFNLRLELRDTVGIATCLSNLAGVCIEFKKYKDAISYCREAEKIVQKIDDKYSLGVIYSQIGASYQNLLREDSATTYFERALTIYTQINHKRGIAKSQSRLAKLYYTQKKQKEALDLLTNSIAIYRAGSFINELIPDLKLAAQISFENNDYDNAIVLCKESYTLAGNKNQSDYQAECAELLGLCYQKKGNYQLRSLYLDSALLFLKKIRNMEKSSAIDFAAYKTDIETKSKKIEIDKLNLEKEKQKLAIKNRNNTIAFTIVALVLFFVLSVIAYRKFYKEKKLKAELERKNAAIERQKKIIEDKNNDIFKSISYAEKIQQAFLPNPINLNIYFADSFILYLPKDVVSGDFYWIEKREESIYFAAVDCTGHGVPGAIMSSLGYSILNQALFERKLDKPSEILFFLSKTLNALLKQDDKSVKDGMDIVLCKFNKTTKILTLSGAMNPAYFISDNIFKEYKTSKTQIGYHKQKDASEYQDVEIPVKRGDCLYLLSDGFADQFGGPKNKKYKYAPLKELLLSIHSQKMNAQKQLLHNTFLSWKKEEEQTDDVLLMGIRF, encoded by the coding sequence GTGGTATTTAGCGTCAGAAACATTCTTTCCTTTTTTCTTTTTTTCTGTTCATTTGCCCTTACGGCATCAAGCCCTACCGATTCTATTTATTTATCTATAAAAACCTCAAACATAGATAATGATATTGATTCACTTTATAGTATTGGTTCTACTATTTACCGAGGTAACCCTGAATTGGCAAGGGATTTGGCTAACAAGATGATAATTTTAAATAGGAATTCGAAAAATAAAACAACAAATTTTTCTAATGCGAATCATCTACTAGGTATTTCTTATTTAGCACAAAACGATATTACAAATGCCCTAATCTATTGCAGAAAAGCATACTCTCTGCGCAAGAAAGCAAATGATTTGAAGGGTGCCGTAATGAGCCTATCAAATATTGGAATATGCTATGAAATACAAAGCCAGTACGATAGTGCGATGGTGTACTATACCAAATGTTTATCTATAGACCACCAATTAAAAGATAGTGTTGGGTTAGGGTACGATTATATAAATATTGGCAATGTTTACTGGAGCGAGTACAAATTGGATTCTACTATTTACTATTATAAAAAAGCATTTAATCTAAGACTTGAACTAAGAGATACGGTAGGGATTGCTACTTGTTTGTCTAATCTAGCGGGTGTTTGCATTGAATTTAAAAAATATAAGGACGCTATTTCTTATTGTAGGGAAGCGGAGAAAATAGTGCAGAAGATCGATGATAAATACTCATTGGGAGTTATTTACAGTCAAATTGGAGCATCCTACCAAAATCTTCTCCGGGAAGATTCTGCAACCACTTATTTTGAGCGGGCGCTGACAATCTATACGCAAATAAATCATAAAAGAGGAATTGCAAAATCACAATCTCGTTTAGCAAAATTATATTATACTCAGAAAAAGCAGAAAGAAGCTCTTGACCTACTAACTAATAGTATAGCAATATACAGAGCCGGTTCTTTTATTAATGAATTAATTCCGGATTTAAAATTAGCGGCACAAATTAGCTTCGAGAATAACGATTACGACAATGCAATTGTGTTGTGCAAAGAGTCTTATACATTGGCCGGCAATAAAAACCAGTCGGATTATCAAGCAGAATGTGCAGAACTGCTTGGGTTGTGTTACCAGAAAAAAGGAAATTACCAATTAAGATCCCTGTATTTAGATTCGGCTCTTTTGTTTCTAAAGAAAATACGCAATATGGAGAAGTCCTCTGCCATTGACTTTGCGGCCTATAAAACTGATATAGAAACTAAAAGCAAAAAAATAGAAATTGATAAATTAAATCTTGAAAAAGAAAAGCAAAAATTGGCAATTAAAAACAGGAATAATACCATTGCTTTTACTATAGTGGCATTGGTGTTGTTCTTCGTGTTATCTGTAATTGCCTATCGAAAGTTTTATAAAGAAAAAAAGTTGAAGGCAGAGCTAGAGCGTAAGAATGCAGCTATAGAAAGACAGAAAAAAATAATAGAAGATAAGAACAATGATATCTTTAAGAGTATAAGTTATGCTGAAAAAATACAACAAGCCTTTTTGCCTAATCCTATTAACTTGAATATCTACTTTGCAGATAGTTTTATTTTGTATTTGCCAAAAGATGTGGTAAGTGGCGATTTTTACTGGATTGAAAAAAGAGAGGAATCTATTTATTTTGCTGCTGTAGATTGCACTGGACATGGTGTTCCGGGGGCAATCATGTCTTCGTTGGGGTATTCTATTTTGAACCAAGCTCTCTTCGAACGTAAGCTAGATAAGCCTAGCGAAATTTTATTTTTCTTAAGTAAGACATTAAACGCACTACTGAAGCAAGATGATAAATCCGTAAAAGATGGAATGGACATTGTGCTGTGTAAGTTTAATAAGACAACAAAAATACTTACACTTTCCGGAGCAATGAATCCGGCTTATTTTATATCAGACAATATTTTTAAGGAATATAAAACATCAAAAACACAAATAGGATATCACAAACAAAAAGATGCTTCAGAGTACCAAGATGTTGAAATACCTGTAAAAAGAGGAGATTGTTTGTATCTATTATCCGATGGATTCGCTGACCAATTTGGGGGACCCAAAAATAAAAAATACAAATATGCCCCTTTAAAAGAGTTGTTGCTTTCTATTCATTCACAAAAAATGAATGCACAAAAACAGTTGCTCCACAATACTTTTCTTTCTTGGAAGAAAGAAGAAGAGCAGACGGACGATGTGTTATTAATGGGAATTAGATTTTAG
- a CDS encoding threonylcarbamoyl-AMP synthase: protein MASIGIDLIAAAQHLKNGDCVGIPTETVYGLAANALDANACLKIFEIKERPTFDPLIVHVKDIAEIEKYVSVFPNQAKLLFERFSPGPITVVLPKKSIIPDIVTSGLDTVGMRIPNHTLTQQLLNSLDFPLAAPSANPFGYVSPTQAQHVNAQLGQKIKYILDGGECKVGIESTIVGFENNHPVIYRLGGLTIEEIEHVIGSCKVQLNNSSNPVAPGQIASHYAPKKKLVLVDSLQDAQIDVTKKVGAIVYKSYSDKIEKKNQLILTPGNNLQEAGKNLFNFLRKIDELDVDIVYAEKVPNDGIGKAINDRLFRASTK from the coding sequence ATGGCAAGTATTGGAATAGATTTAATAGCAGCGGCACAACATCTTAAAAATGGCGATTGTGTTGGTATTCCAACCGAAACCGTTTACGGGCTTGCTGCTAATGCTTTAGATGCAAATGCTTGCTTAAAAATTTTTGAAATAAAAGAGCGACCTACGTTTGACCCACTTATTGTTCATGTAAAGGATATAGCTGAAATTGAAAAGTATGTTTCTGTATTTCCCAATCAAGCAAAACTTCTCTTTGAAAGATTTTCTCCAGGCCCAATAACTGTTGTATTACCCAAAAAATCTATCATTCCGGACATTGTAACATCCGGTCTAGATACTGTAGGAATGCGGATTCCCAATCACACGCTTACCCAACAACTTCTAAATTCACTAGATTTCCCTTTAGCAGCACCCAGTGCAAATCCTTTTGGGTATGTAAGTCCAACGCAAGCACAACATGTAAATGCCCAATTAGGCCAAAAAATAAAATACATTTTAGATGGTGGAGAATGTAAAGTAGGTATAGAATCTACTATTGTTGGTTTTGAAAATAATCATCCGGTAATTTATCGTCTAGGAGGATTAACAATAGAGGAGATTGAACACGTAATTGGCTCGTGCAAGGTGCAACTTAACAATTCATCAAACCCTGTAGCACCAGGGCAAATAGCATCTCACTATGCACCAAAAAAGAAATTAGTTTTAGTAGATTCCTTACAGGATGCGCAAATAGATGTTACAAAAAAAGTGGGTGCGATTGTCTATAAGAGCTATTCCGATAAAATTGAAAAGAAGAATCAATTGATTTTAACACCCGGTAACAACCTACAAGAAGCGGGAAAAAACCTTTTCAATTTTTTGCGAAAAATTGATGAACTTGATGTAGATATTGTTTATGCCGAAAAAGTTCCAAATGATGGAATCGGAAAAGCCATAAACGACAGACTATTTAGGGCTTCTACAAAATAA
- a CDS encoding DEAD/DEAH box helicase — MQFQSLQIIEPILKALQEEGYTTPTPIQAQSIPIVLQGTDLLGCAQTGTGKTAAFAIPILQLLSANKTFDRKKRVRSLIVTPTRELAIQIGESFRAYGRYTGLTCTVILGGVNQNPQATALRNGVDIVIATPGRLLDLMNQGYLSLRDVEIFVLDEADRMLDMGFIHDVKRLLVALPKQRQSLFFSATMPPEIVKLAGSILQNPSKVTVTPVSSTVDIIQQCIYFVDKGNKNALLIEILKDPNIKTALVFTRTKHGADKVVKVLLKHNIKAEAIHGNKAQNARQRALTNFKAQTTRVLVATDIAARGIDVDDLEYVINYEMSNIAETYVHRIGRTGRAGAKGTAISFCDAEEKEYLRDVEKLINKRIPVIDNHPFPLMDHNPVKAPKQQQGRRNGGHSRPKGDGNRPQSRFAKSRSRW; from the coding sequence ATGCAATTTCAGTCACTGCAAATAATTGAACCAATTTTAAAAGCGTTGCAAGAAGAAGGTTATACCACACCAACACCTATTCAAGCACAATCTATTCCCATTGTTTTGCAAGGCACTGATTTGTTGGGTTGTGCTCAAACAGGAACAGGGAAAACTGCAGCATTTGCAATCCCTATTTTGCAATTATTAAGTGCAAATAAAACCTTCGATAGAAAAAAAAGAGTAAGAAGTTTAATCGTTACGCCTACCAGAGAGCTCGCAATACAAATAGGAGAAAGCTTTAGAGCGTATGGCAGATACACCGGATTAACGTGTACTGTAATTTTGGGCGGTGTAAATCAAAATCCTCAAGCAACTGCTCTACGAAATGGGGTGGATATTGTAATTGCAACTCCAGGAAGGCTTCTGGATTTGATGAATCAAGGGTATTTAAGTTTGCGCGATGTTGAGATATTTGTTTTAGACGAAGCCGATAGGATGCTTGATATGGGATTTATTCATGATGTTAAGAGATTACTTGTTGCACTTCCTAAGCAAAGACAATCGCTTTTTTTCTCGGCAACCATGCCTCCTGAAATCGTAAAGCTTGCAGGTAGCATTTTACAAAATCCCTCTAAAGTAACCGTTACACCTGTCTCATCAACGGTGGATATTATACAACAGTGTATTTATTTTGTAGATAAAGGAAACAAAAACGCCTTGCTGATAGAAATTTTGAAAGACCCAAATATAAAAACGGCTTTGGTCTTTACTCGGACGAAGCATGGCGCTGACAAGGTTGTGAAGGTTTTATTGAAACACAATATAAAAGCCGAAGCCATACATGGCAATAAAGCACAAAATGCAAGACAGCGTGCGTTGACAAATTTTAAAGCACAAACAACACGTGTACTAGTGGCCACAGATATTGCTGCACGTGGAATTGATGTGGATGATTTAGAATATGTAATAAATTACGAAATGTCCAACATTGCTGAAACCTACGTACACCGCATTGGAAGAACCGGAAGGGCAGGGGCAAAGGGAACGGCTATTTCTTTTTGTGATGCGGAAGAAAAGGAATATTTGCGCGATGTAGAAAAACTTATTAATAAAAGAATACCTGTTATAGATAATCATCCATTCCCTTTAATGGATCACAATCCTGTAAAAGCGCCAAAACAGCAGCAAGGACGAAGAAATGGAGGGCACTCAAGACCAAAGGGCGATGGAAATAGACCTCAAAGTAGATTTGCGAAATCAAGATCGAGGTGGTAG
- the metG gene encoding methionine--tRNA ligase: MQNPKRYLITAALPYANGPVHIGHLAGCYLPADIYVRYLRAIGKDVLFICGSDEHGVPITIKAKKEDITPQQVVDKYHKIMGDAFAEFGISFDTYSRTSAKIHHETASEFFKNLYDKKIFTEEVTEQYFDEKANQFLADRYIVGTCPKCSNENAYGDQCEKCGSSLNPTDLINPRSTLSGEKPVLKKTKNWFLPLDKMQPDIESYIDSHKDWKTNVYGQCKSWLNQGLQPRAMTRDLDWGVKVPVKDAEGKVLYVWFDAPIGYISATKEYFESSKFKVQSSNKLSNWELYWKDKETKLVHFIGKDNIVFHCIIFPAMLMAHGEYVLADNVPANEFLNLEGDKISTSRNWAVWLHEYLLDFKDKQDVLRYTLCSNMPETKDNDFTWKDFQLKNNSELVAILGNFVNRTIVLTHKYYDGKVPSMAGYESEYKSIIDQIKDVPVKIATAIENFKFREALTELMNLARIGNKFLADTEPWKLQATEPEKVKAILHISLQTCANLSVLMEPFLPFTASKLSKMLNMSGVLWSGTGAIDLLKEGHVIQPAALLFEKVEDPLVEAQINKLEESKKMNAATTKLIEAAKPEVTFDEFSKMDIRVGTILEAEKVPKADKLLKLKIDTGIDQRIVVSGIAEHYKPEEIIGKKVSILINLAPRKIKGIESQGMILMAENSDGSLCFVSPEKSDIQNGSTIR; the protein is encoded by the coding sequence ATGCAAAACCCTAAACGATATTTAATTACAGCAGCGTTGCCTTATGCAAATGGACCGGTTCATATTGGTCATTTGGCGGGATGCTATTTACCGGCCGATATTTATGTGCGTTATTTACGAGCTATTGGTAAAGACGTGCTTTTTATTTGCGGTTCAGACGAACATGGTGTACCTATTACCATTAAGGCAAAGAAAGAGGATATAACTCCGCAGCAAGTGGTGGACAAGTACCACAAGATAATGGGGGATGCTTTTGCTGAGTTTGGAATTTCTTTCGACACCTATTCGCGTACATCTGCAAAGATTCATCACGAGACCGCTTCCGAGTTTTTTAAAAATTTGTATGATAAAAAAATATTTACAGAAGAAGTAACAGAACAATACTTTGATGAAAAAGCCAATCAGTTTTTGGCAGATAGATACATTGTTGGCACTTGCCCCAAATGTAGTAATGAGAACGCCTATGGCGATCAGTGTGAAAAGTGCGGCAGTTCTTTAAACCCAACTGATTTAATAAACCCGCGTTCTACATTAAGTGGAGAAAAGCCGGTTTTGAAAAAAACAAAAAATTGGTTTTTGCCATTAGATAAAATGCAACCAGACATTGAAAGCTATATTGATTCTCACAAAGACTGGAAAACCAATGTGTATGGGCAGTGTAAATCGTGGTTAAATCAAGGGTTACAGCCTCGCGCTATGACGCGTGATTTGGATTGGGGTGTAAAAGTGCCTGTAAAAGATGCAGAAGGAAAAGTGCTGTATGTTTGGTTTGACGCACCTATTGGATATATTTCCGCTACTAAGGAGTACTTTGAAAGTTCAAAGTTTAAAGTTCAAAGTTCTAATAAACTTTCCAATTGGGAGCTGTACTGGAAGGATAAGGAAACTAAATTGGTTCATTTTATTGGGAAAGACAATATTGTTTTTCACTGTATTATTTTTCCTGCTATGCTCATGGCGCATGGAGAGTATGTGTTAGCAGATAATGTGCCGGCTAATGAATTTTTGAATTTAGAAGGCGATAAAATCTCCACCTCTCGCAATTGGGCTGTTTGGTTACATGAATATTTGCTTGATTTTAAAGACAAGCAAGATGTACTGCGTTACACCCTATGCTCCAACATGCCGGAAACAAAGGATAATGATTTTACATGGAAAGATTTTCAATTAAAAAACAACAGTGAATTAGTTGCTATACTTGGAAATTTCGTAAACAGAACTATTGTCCTTACCCATAAATACTATGACGGGAAAGTACCTTCGATGGCTGGTTATGAAAGTGAATATAAATCTATTATCGATCAGATAAAAGATGTTCCCGTAAAAATTGCTACTGCAATAGAGAACTTTAAATTTCGGGAAGCACTTACAGAACTTATGAATTTGGCGCGTATTGGAAATAAATTTTTGGCAGATACCGAACCCTGGAAACTGCAAGCAACAGAGCCGGAAAAAGTAAAAGCAATATTGCACATTTCACTGCAAACATGTGCTAATCTCTCTGTGTTAATGGAGCCATTCTTGCCTTTTACAGCGAGTAAATTATCGAAAATGCTTAATATGTCTGGTGTTTTATGGAGTGGCACTGGAGCTATTGACTTGCTAAAAGAAGGGCATGTTATTCAACCCGCAGCATTACTATTTGAAAAGGTAGAAGACCCATTAGTAGAGGCACAAATAAATAAATTAGAAGAATCAAAAAAAATGAATGCTGCAACTACCAAGTTGATTGAGGCTGCAAAGCCGGAAGTTACTTTCGATGAGTTTAGCAAAATGGATATTCGTGTAGGAACTATTCTAGAGGCAGAAAAAGTTCCAAAAGCAGATAAATTGTTGAAATTAAAAATTGATACCGGTATCGATCAACGTATAGTAGTATCGGGTATTGCAGAGCACTACAAACCAGAGGAAATTATTGGAAAAAAGGTAAGCATCCTAATAAACCTTGCACCTCGCAAAATAAAAGGAATAGAATCGCAAGGCATGATTTTAATGGCGGAGAATAGTGATGGATCTCTGTGTTTTGTATCGCCCGAGAAAAGCGATATACAAAACGGTTCAACAATAAGATAA
- a CDS encoding PKD domain-containing protein yields the protein MYKHILFILFFVVGSLANGQNVVASFQVPTNDSICVNNQITLLLTGSTGDSIQIKWGEGLSETVTAPYNKVAHVYSTTGVFTLTITAYDQPNPVAVGTLTITVLAAPMVDFSYSFSDPCAKPNINVQFTNQSVAGLFNFSWNFGDGTIAGTSTLENPTYSYAQPGGYVVSLTAQNTVCSNTKSKPILFPNDSTLVSAINYTVGCPCNSINFSAPGTATNWTWYFGDGATASGQNVAHAFPEPGEYLVSVVGSNTGTGCEYKKATLLTVCSGDINIGSSKSNNNWFFFNNNGLDFSGANPVFVGGGQMNPSTGEGGATISDPKTGALLFYTNGQTIYNANHAVMTNGNGILSGVSATESALIIPNPGNIKQYYVFTSSGASSGSQGYRYSIVDMSLSGGLGSVTTKNAALFLKSGFQSEVLKGAVKKVAENCNLAEYWVIVPTSQDTFRTYLVSSSGIAAPVISSLANPAVAKKMNRAVMGSAISPNRRMYAVIEGTVSSTQYNRIRLVDFDLNTGILSNQQIIEPGIEQLYGIAFSPDNTKLYAGGKNYIIQIDLTNNNFPTYIPVSGLVASMQLAPNNKVYFVRPDSTWLSEIQNPNNPGLSCNLIVNSIYMNGNKLRYGLQNAAPIHFSIPDTAQSNLSVNLTPSQCSLTLPIVNLSDTLSKPPCTFYTNDTLRYQWSFGDGGTSNVYNPGIHTYSVAGTYSVQLVVSRPRTCTADTFITTANAVVPPAVASVTLSSFCDSTFFKNNWYLNSSTVLDTLIAASYSGCDSVVQYNLVIHKSNNIASISTIVCGGYTSPAGKIYTQSGIYKDTIATYLGCDSIITINLSVTANAILNNSLTASCDSVLFKSKWYYTNQVVSDTAIGVAPGGCDSIVNTTIQINNSIATNGNVNICNGQSVFIHGISRSTSGVYSGNFLRSNGCDSISNINLSVLAPIQSTVSVSACDSAFVKGAWQYTSQLVKDTLFGASATGCDSIVVTDITILTAPIALVSPVTASVYPGNSLVLQSSLAAAYLWDGGETTASITITPTQNDDYCVKAFNGSCFDTACAFVYVLDCDAGKLFIPNAFSPNGDKENDVLCIYGTECFGSFEFSVYDRWGALVFKTTDLMQCWDGTDGGKKLNTAAFSFSFIGITKKQENVQINGTINLVR from the coding sequence ATGTATAAGCACATATTATTTATTTTGTTTTTTGTCGTTGGCAGTTTAGCTAATGGGCAGAATGTGGTGGCTTCATTCCAAGTTCCCACTAACGATTCTATTTGTGTAAATAATCAAATCACCCTTTTGTTAACGGGGAGTACAGGTGATTCTATTCAAATTAAGTGGGGAGAGGGGTTGTCGGAAACTGTTACCGCTCCCTACAATAAGGTGGCTCATGTTTATTCTACAACAGGCGTTTTTACCCTAACTATCACTGCATACGACCAACCAAACCCTGTTGCAGTTGGTACATTAACTATCACTGTGCTTGCAGCTCCGATGGTTGATTTTTCATATTCTTTTTCTGATCCATGCGCCAAGCCGAATATAAATGTGCAATTTACAAATCAGTCTGTGGCGGGCCTATTTAATTTTTCTTGGAATTTTGGTGATGGTACTATTGCCGGCACATCTACCCTAGAGAACCCGACATATTCGTATGCTCAACCAGGTGGCTATGTTGTGTCCTTAACAGCTCAAAATACGGTTTGTTCGAATACCAAATCAAAACCTATCTTATTTCCTAATGATAGCACTCTAGTATCTGCCATTAACTATACTGTAGGCTGCCCTTGCAACAGCATCAACTTTTCTGCTCCCGGCACTGCTACTAATTGGACATGGTATTTTGGAGATGGTGCTACTGCTTCAGGACAGAATGTAGCGCATGCATTTCCGGAACCGGGCGAGTATTTAGTGAGTGTTGTAGGCTCAAACACCGGTACCGGTTGTGAATACAAGAAAGCAACACTACTTACCGTTTGTTCTGGAGATATAAATATTGGTAGTTCTAAATCGAACAACAATTGGTTTTTCTTTAACAACAACGGACTTGATTTCTCGGGAGCTAATCCTGTATTTGTTGGTGGAGGACAAATGAATCCTAGTACCGGAGAGGGTGGTGCAACTATAAGCGATCCTAAAACAGGCGCATTGTTATTTTACACCAATGGACAAACCATATACAATGCTAATCATGCTGTGATGACCAATGGTAATGGTATTTTGAGCGGGGTGTCAGCCACTGAAAGTGCATTGATTATACCCAACCCTGGTAATATAAAACAATACTATGTGTTTACAAGTAGTGGCGCATCTAGCGGAAGTCAAGGGTATCGCTATTCTATTGTGGACATGTCTTTGAGTGGAGGATTAGGAAGCGTAACAACCAAGAATGCGGCCCTGTTTTTAAAATCAGGTTTTCAGTCAGAAGTATTAAAAGGGGCTGTTAAAAAGGTAGCAGAAAATTGTAATCTAGCAGAATACTGGGTAATTGTGCCTACCAGCCAAGATACATTTAGAACGTATTTGGTTTCTTCGTCCGGAATTGCCGCACCCGTTATAAGTAGTTTGGCAAATCCTGCTGTTGCTAAAAAAATGAATAGAGCGGTTATGGGAAGCGCTATATCTCCCAACAGAAGAATGTACGCTGTTATAGAAGGTACTGTTTCCTCTACTCAGTACAACAGAATCAGATTAGTCGATTTTGATCTAAATACCGGCATTTTATCTAATCAACAAATTATTGAGCCTGGAATTGAACAGCTATATGGTATTGCATTTTCCCCCGATAATACTAAGTTGTATGCTGGTGGAAAAAACTATATTATTCAAATCGATTTAACAAATAATAATTTTCCTACATACATACCGGTGTCGGGTTTAGTTGCTAGTATGCAATTAGCACCAAATAATAAAGTATATTTTGTAAGACCTGATAGCACTTGGCTTAGTGAAATACAAAATCCCAACAATCCCGGTCTTTCATGTAACCTCATTGTAAATAGCATTTACATGAATGGAAATAAACTACGGTATGGATTGCAAAATGCCGCCCCCATTCACTTTTCTATACCAGATACAGCTCAATCCAACCTTAGTGTAAATTTAACACCAAGCCAGTGCTCGTTAACTTTACCAATTGTGAATCTTTCTGATACACTTTCAAAACCTCCATGTACATTCTATACCAACGATACGCTTCGTTACCAGTGGAGTTTTGGAGATGGCGGCACCTCTAACGTGTATAATCCTGGAATACATACATACAGTGTTGCAGGTACTTATTCGGTGCAATTGGTAGTAAGCAGACCAAGAACTTGCACTGCAGATACATTTATAACTACAGCAAATGCTGTTGTTCCTCCTGCGGTTGCTTCCGTTACTCTTTCTTCTTTTTGCGACAGTACTTTTTTTAAAAATAATTGGTATTTAAATTCATCCACAGTTCTAGATACGCTTATTGCAGCGTCCTATAGCGGTTGTGATAGTGTTGTACAATATAATTTGGTAATACATAAAAGCAACAATATAGCCTCTATTAGTACTATTGTTTGCGGTGGTTATACAAGTCCCGCTGGTAAAATCTATACCCAATCCGGCATATACAAAGATACCATTGCAACCTACTTGGGTTGTGATAGTATAATTACAATTAATTTGTCTGTTACTGCAAACGCTATTTTAAATAACAGTCTTACGGCATCTTGTGATAGTGTTTTATTTAAAAGTAAATGGTACTATACTAATCAAGTAGTTTCTGATACTGCTATTGGTGTGGCTCCGGGTGGGTGTGATAGTATTGTAAATACAACTATTCAAATAAATAATTCGATCGCAACAAATGGCAATGTCAATATATGTAATGGGCAATCTGTTTTTATACACGGGATTTCACGCTCTACTAGTGGTGTTTATTCTGGTAATTTTTTAAGAAGCAATGGCTGTGACAGTATTTCAAATATAAACTTGTCCGTTTTGGCTCCTATACAATCTACTGTTTCTGTATCTGCTTGCGATAGCGCGTTTGTAAAGGGAGCATGGCAATACACCTCTCAGCTAGTAAAAGACACGCTGTTTGGAGCTAGCGCCACAGGCTGCGATAGTATTGTTGTTACAGATATTACAATTCTTACAGCTCCCATTGCACTTGTATCTCCTGTTACAGCTTCTGTTTATCCGGGAAATAGTTTAGTGTTGCAATCTTCTCTTGCAGCAGCTTATTTGTGGGATGGTGGTGAAACAACAGCTTCAATTACGATAACTCCAACGCAAAACGATGACTACTGCGTTAAAGCATTTAATGGATCGTGTTTTGATACCGCCTGTGCTTTTGTGTATGTTTTAGATTGTGATGCCGGGAAACTGTTTATTCCCAACGCTTTCTCGCCTAACGGTGATAAAGAAAACGATGTTTTATGCATTTATGGTACGGAGTGTTTCGGTTCTTTCGAGTTTTCTGTTTATGACAGATGGGGGGCATTGGTGTTTAAAACAACAGATTTAATGCAGTGTTGGGATGGAACTGATGGCGGTAAAAAATTGAACACAGCCGCATTTAGTTTTTCATTTATTGGGATAACAAAGAAACAGGAAAATGTGCAGATAAACGGAACTATAAATTTAGTTCGATAA
- a CDS encoding thioredoxin family protein, producing MNTLITQELLNNAISYSQYRSLIDNLLEQHQTTGTDHSESMVDYTKMNVQRMNKWDKIAVVADDVKNKIAAINKKITLLIITEGWCGDASQILPVINKLCLLNSNITAKYILRDKNPKIIDLFLTNGAKAIPIIVVLDSETLSVLGHWGPRPKDAQNIVLEYKKNPTTPKEQMYAAVHAWYAKDKGVRIQQEFLAALETATKGLSN from the coding sequence ATGAACACTCTAATTACACAGGAATTACTCAATAACGCTATAAGCTACTCTCAATACCGCTCATTAATTGATAATTTATTAGAACAACATCAAACAACAGGTACGGACCATTCAGAATCAATGGTTGATTACACAAAGATGAATGTGCAACGGATGAATAAGTGGGATAAAATAGCTGTTGTAGCCGATGATGTAAAAAACAAAATAGCTGCTATCAATAAAAAGATTACACTTTTGATAATTACCGAAGGTTGGTGTGGAGATGCTTCACAAATACTTCCTGTCATTAACAAACTATGCTTGTTAAATAGTAATATAACCGCAAAGTATATTCTGCGCGACAAGAACCCCAAAATAATAGATTTGTTTCTAACCAACGGTGCTAAAGCAATTCCAATAATCGTAGTATTAGACTCGGAAACTCTTAGTGTTCTAGGTCATTGGGGGCCTCGACCGAAAGACGCACAGAATATAGTATTGGAGTATAAGAAAAATCCTACTACCCCTAAAGAACAAATGTATGCAGCAGTGCACGCCTGGTACGCAAAAGATAAGGGTGTACGTATTCAACAGGAGTTTTTAGCAGCACTTGAAACAGCTACAAAAGGGTTATCGAACTAA